In the genome of Enterococcus sp. DIV2402, the window ATAACAATTTGGCTAAAATAACTTTTGATCGTTGTCCACCACTTAAATTCTTTAATAAACTATCTAAACCCAACACATCAATGCCTAAACCAGTTGCCATCTCTTGAATCAAGGTGTTCATTTGATAGAATTCTCCTTGATCGAGTTGTGTTTGCAGACGACCCGCGCGTTCTAATAGTTTATCTTCCAACGTTTCACTATAGGTTGTATACAATTCGGTAATTTCTTGCTCAATATCTAATTCTTTCTGGAAAGCTGTTTTCAGAAATTCTTCAATCGTTAACGTTTCGTTCACTCGAACATATTGATCTAAATACCCCATATGACAGTTTTTCGCAATTTCTACACGTCCATCATCGGGTAATTGTTCTCCTGTAATAATCTTGATTAACGTCGACTTTCCGGCACCATTTTGTCCGATTAAACCGACATGTTCGCCTTTATTGACTTGTAGATTCAAATTTTCATATAAAATTTTATCTCCAAATTGTTGGGTAATGTTAATTAAACTTAGCATTTTTTCTCTCCATTTCTTTATCTGTACAAACAAACAGCCGTAGACGCATTGTCCACGGCTTTATCTATCACTCATCAAAAAGGACACCACAAATAAACCTCGTCCTTTTTGATGAAGTATCTAACGCGTGCTCTTAACAATGCTTCATCTTCACTTGTTAAGAGCTGCTTTTCTGATAAATTTTAAATAGGATTGGTAAAACATGACAATCATCCTTTCTAATCACACGTTAGTCTAACACGCGTTAGAAAAATTGTCCACTTGCCACTATTAAAAAAACTGGTGCCAATCGACACCAGTTTTTTTATCCCCATTGTTCTAAAAGAATCTTCACTGCTTGAAAGGCTTGCTCTGCGGCATGATCTAGCGTATCGTCAAATGTATCGGGTGCTGCATCCCCCACATGGTCGGAAATCCCACGCACATTGACAATTGGAATCTCATAAAAACTTGCTACTTGAGCTAAAGAGCAACTTTCCATATCTGAAGCAGCAATCGTTGGAAAGACTTGGCGGATAGCCGCAATAGATTGCGTATCACTCATGAAAGAATCTGACGTCACAATCGTTCCTAAATGCGCAGTAATTGCACCATCTTTGAGCGCTTCTTCAATCTTAGCTAACCATTCTTCAGCCACAGGATAATCAGCTGGCATTTGTGGTACTTGACCAAACGCATAGTTAAATCCGGTTGCATCAACATCACTATAAACAAATTTGTCCGTATAGACGACATCACCTAATGCAAAATCGGAACGAAAAGAACCCGTTGTTCCTGTATTAATAATTACATCTGGTTGAATTTTTTCACAAAGCCAAGCCGCCGTAGCAGCAGCATTGGTTTTGCCAATGCCTGATTCCACTAGGTACAATGACTCATTCACTTGTTCAATAACGGTTTTTCCTTTACGCCAAACAACGGTTGTAGCAAAGTTCGCCCGAAATGGTGCCAACTCTTCTTCCATTGCGGCAACAACTGCAATTTTCACTTTAGTCCTCCCATACATCGCTGACTGGTTCATCGACTTCTACTTTTGTTCCATCAAATTTTTCAGCTACAAATTCTTGCACTTTTGGATCATGGTACAATTCGCCTAATTTTTGGAGTGCTTCTTCATCTGCCCGATCTTCTTTAACGGCAATAATATTGATACTTTTACGGGTGGTTGCATCGGCTTCTTCACGATAAATAGAATCTTCCAACACATTTAGACCGCCTTCAAAAGCAATCGTATTGCTAATTAACACTAAATCAACATCCGGTAACACACGCGGACCAGTCAAATCATCAATTAATGTAAATTCTAAGTTTTTAGGATTTTCGACCACATCATCTGGCGTACCAATTCCATCATCAAAATCATCTTTTAGTTTAATCAAACCAGCTGATTCTA includes:
- a CDS encoding 5'-methylthioadenosine/adenosylhomocysteine nucleosidase, whose product is MKIAVVAAMEEELAPFRANFATTVVWRKGKTVIEQVNESLYLVESGIGKTNAAATAAWLCEKIQPDVIINTGTTGSFRSDFALGDVVYTDKFVYSDVDATGFNYAFGQVPQMPADYPVAEEWLAKIEEALKDGAITAHLGTIVTSDSFMSDTQSIAAIRQVFPTIAASDMESCSLAQVASFYEIPIVNVRGISDHVGDAAPDTFDDTLDHAAEQAFQAVKILLEQWG